In the Pseudothauera hydrothermalis genome, one interval contains:
- the crcB gene encoding fluoride efflux transporter CrcB, giving the protein MPTASAFLAVGLGAACGAWLRWGLGVLLNPVLPLLPLGTLTANWVGGLLMGCVLALLQIWSGVSPALKLFLTTGLLGGLTTFSTFSAEAFHLAQRGEWGWLAGHMLLHVAGTLLMTWAGYALIHALRA; this is encoded by the coding sequence ATGCCAACCGCTTCTGCTTTTTTAGCCGTGGGTTTGGGCGCAGCCTGCGGCGCCTGGCTGCGCTGGGGACTGGGGGTGCTGCTCAATCCGGTTTTGCCGCTGCTGCCGCTGGGGACGCTCACCGCCAATTGGGTCGGTGGCTTGCTGATGGGCTGCGTCTTGGCGCTGTTGCAAATTTGGTCGGGTGTTAGCCCTGCGCTCAAACTGTTTTTAACCACGGGCTTACTCGGCGGGCTGACTACTTTTTCCACTTTTTCCGCTGAAGCCTTCCATCTTGCCCAGCGCGGTGAGTGGGGCTGGTTGGCCGGTCATATGCTGCTGCATGTGGCCGGCACCCTGCTGATGACCTGGGCAGGGTACGCTTTGATCCATGCGTTGCGCGCCTGA
- a CDS encoding mechanosensitive ion channel family protein — translation MRNAPDDGKFSMDDTPVDKLLAEITGGDATLMLIAQVFLVVLAVVVANFFLRRTLARLEARALQTSTPWDDALITAARRPLTWLAWIVGVAFAAQIVQAETDTAIFQAVVPARTVGVIGCITWFLLQFIRNVQDGVMRQRLARGESLDRTTVDAVGKLLRVSVLITAVLVGLQSLGFSVSGVLAFGGIGGIAVGFAARDLLANFFGGLMVYLDRPFVVGDWIRSPDKQIEGTVEEIGWRLTRIRTFDKRPLYVPNSIFTQITVENPSRMTNRRIYETVGVRYDDIDRVADIVADIKAMLRAHPEIDQEQTLIVNFNQFGASSLDIMVYTFTRTTAWVAFHEIKQDVMLKIAEIIARHGAEIAFPTRTVHFPDGVRLTTGAQTELAAQGAKS, via the coding sequence ATGCGCAATGCGCCCGACGATGGCAAGTTTTCGATGGACGACACCCCTGTAGATAAGCTTCTGGCTGAAATCACTGGCGGCGACGCCACCTTGATGTTGATTGCCCAGGTTTTTTTGGTGGTTTTGGCGGTAGTGGTGGCGAATTTCTTTTTGCGCCGCACCCTGGCCCGGCTGGAGGCGCGCGCGCTGCAGACGTCCACGCCCTGGGACGATGCGCTGATCACCGCGGCACGGCGCCCATTGACCTGGCTGGCCTGGATCGTCGGGGTCGCGTTTGCGGCACAGATCGTGCAAGCCGAAACCGATACCGCAATTTTCCAGGCAGTTGTGCCTGCGCGTACCGTGGGGGTGATCGGCTGCATTACCTGGTTTTTGTTGCAGTTCATCCGCAATGTGCAAGATGGCGTGATGCGCCAGCGCTTGGCTCGCGGAGAATCGCTCGATCGCACCACGGTGGATGCGGTCGGCAAACTGCTGCGGGTTTCGGTGCTGATTACCGCGGTGCTGGTCGGGTTGCAGAGCCTGGGGTTTTCGGTTTCCGGGGTACTCGCCTTTGGCGGCATCGGCGGCATCGCGGTGGGTTTTGCGGCCCGTGATCTGCTGGCCAATTTCTTCGGCGGTCTGATGGTATATCTGGACCGCCCTTTCGTGGTCGGCGACTGGATACGTTCGCCCGACAAGCAGATCGAGGGCACGGTGGAAGAAATCGGCTGGCGCTTGACCCGCATCCGCACTTTTGACAAGCGTCCGCTTTATGTACCGAATTCGATCTTTACTCAAATCACCGTGGAAAATCCTTCACGCATGACCAACCGCCGCATCTACGAAACCGTGGGCGTGCGATACGACGACATTGACCGGGTGGCCGATATCGTCGCCGACATCAAGGCCATGCTGCGCGCGCATCCGGAAATCGACCAGGAGCAGACCCTGATCGTGAACTTCAACCAGTTCGGCGCCTCCTCGCTCGATATCATGGTCTATACCTTCACCCGCACCACCGCCTGGGTGGCCTTTCATGAGATCAAGCAGGATGTGATGTTGAAAATCGCCGAAATCATCGCTCGCCATGGCGCGGAAATCGCCTTCCCGACGCGTACCGTGCACTTTCCGGACGGCGTGCGGCTGACGACGGGCGCACAGACTGAGCTTGCCGCGCAAGGCGCTAAAAGCTAG
- a CDS encoding glutamine--tRNA ligase/YqeY domain fusion protein codes for MSHHTPKDSAPVASNFIRNIIEEDNRSGKWSGRVETRFPPEPNGYLHYGHAKSICLNFGLAEQYGGACHLRFDDTNPEKEEQEYVDAIIEAVRWLGFDWGTHLYFASDYFDRMYECAEYLIRVGKAYVDSLSAEQIRALRGTLTEPGQNSPYRDRSVEENLDLFRRMRDGEFADGAHVLRAKIDMASPNINLRDPVIYRIRKAVHHRAGNKWCVYPMYTFAHPIEDAIERITHSICTLEFEDQRPFYDWLLDALAEGGFFPRPLPQQIEFARLNLTYVVLSKRKLIQLVDEGHVAGWDDPRLPTLIGARRRGYTPEGFRRFAERIGVSKADSWIDIGVLEECMREHLNEVAERRVAVLDPLKLIITNYPEGQSERCQAPNHPLKPELGKRDLPFSRELWIEREDFMEEPVKGYHRLYPGNMVRLRYGFVIRCTGCQKDANGNITAVLAEYLPDSKSGTPGADNYKVKGNVHWVSAAHGCQVEVRLYDRLFAHPYPGARRDGDPDGQERDFLDDLNPESKRTLRAWVEPSLGHARPEARFQFERHGYFVVDRVDSRDGAPVFNRTVTLKDTWKK; via the coding sequence ATGAGCCACCACACTCCCAAAGACAGCGCGCCTGTCGCGAGCAATTTCATTCGCAACATCATCGAAGAGGACAATCGCAGCGGCAAATGGAGCGGCCGCGTGGAAACCCGCTTTCCGCCCGAACCCAACGGCTATTTGCACTATGGTCATGCCAAATCGATCTGCCTGAACTTCGGTCTGGCCGAACAGTACGGCGGCGCCTGTCACCTGCGTTTCGACGACACCAATCCGGAAAAGGAAGAGCAGGAGTATGTCGACGCCATCATCGAGGCGGTTCGCTGGCTGGGTTTCGACTGGGGAACGCACCTGTACTTCGCCTCGGATTACTTCGACCGCATGTACGAATGCGCCGAATACCTGATCCGCGTCGGCAAAGCCTATGTGGATTCACTGTCGGCCGAACAGATACGCGCCTTGCGCGGCACGCTCACCGAACCGGGCCAAAACAGCCCCTACCGTGACCGCAGCGTAGAAGAAAACCTCGACCTTTTCCGCCGCATGCGCGACGGCGAGTTTGCCGACGGCGCGCATGTGCTGCGCGCCAAAATCGACATGGCCAGCCCCAACATCAACCTGCGCGACCCGGTCATTTACCGCATTCGCAAGGCGGTGCATCACCGCGCCGGCAACAAGTGGTGCGTGTATCCGATGTACACCTTCGCGCACCCGATCGAAGACGCCATCGAGCGCATCACCCACTCGATCTGCACGCTGGAATTCGAAGACCAGCGCCCCTTCTACGATTGGCTGCTGGATGCACTGGCCGAAGGCGGTTTTTTCCCTCGTCCGCTGCCGCAGCAAATCGAGTTCGCGCGGCTGAACCTCACCTATGTGGTGCTTTCCAAGCGCAAGCTGATTCAACTGGTCGACGAAGGTCATGTGGCCGGCTGGGACGACCCCCGCCTGCCCACCTTGATCGGTGCGCGCCGCCGCGGCTACACGCCGGAAGGTTTCCGCCGCTTTGCCGAGCGCATCGGAGTGTCCAAGGCGGATTCGTGGATCGACATCGGTGTCTTGGAAGAATGCATGCGCGAGCATCTGAACGAAGTGGCCGAACGCCGGGTGGCGGTGCTCGATCCGTTGAAACTCATCATCACCAATTACCCGGAAGGCCAAAGCGAGCGCTGTCAGGCCCCCAACCACCCGCTCAAGCCGGAGCTGGGCAAGCGCGACCTGCCTTTCAGCCGCGAGCTGTGGATCGAACGCGAAGACTTCATGGAAGAACCGGTCAAGGGCTACCACCGCCTCTACCCCGGTAACATGGTGCGTCTGCGTTACGGCTTTGTCATCCGCTGCACCGGCTGCCAAAAAGACGCCAACGGCAACATCACCGCGGTACTGGCCGAATACCTGCCGGACTCCAAGTCCGGCACCCCGGGGGCGGACAACTACAAGGTCAAGGGCAACGTGCATTGGGTCTCAGCCGCGCACGGCTGCCAAGTGGAAGTGCGGCTTTATGACCGCCTGTTCGCCCATCCCTACCCCGGCGCACGCCGCGACGGCGACCCCGACGGGCAGGAACGCGACTTCCTGGACGATCTCAACCCCGAATCCAAGCGCACCCTGCGCGCCTGGGTGGAACCATCGCTCGGTCACGCGCGGCCGGAAGCACGCTTTCAGTTCGAGCGCCACGGCTATTTCGTGGTCGACCGCGTGGATTCGCGCGACGGCGCGCCGGTGTTCAACCGCACGGTCACACTCAAAGACACCTGGAAAAAATAG
- a CDS encoding undecaprenyl-diphosphate phosphatase, which produces MDWLHVVVLSVLQGLTEFLPISSSAHLILVPALTGWPDQGLAFDVALHIGSLSAVVIYFRRDLYGMAGSWIRSLIDRRLDADARLAWAVLLGTIPVGLAGLAAKDIVETHLRSPVVLAFGLIAFGLLLSWADWRHRGTRSEYQMTWRDVLFIGCAQALALFPGTSRSGITMTAALLAGFSRQGASRFSFLLSIPVIVLAGGLETSELLTGTQPVDWGALWLGAVLSGISAYLCIHYFLAFINRIGMQPFVVYRLLLGAALLWLYL; this is translated from the coding sequence ATGGACTGGCTGCATGTCGTCGTTCTCTCGGTGCTGCAGGGGCTCACCGAGTTTCTGCCCATTTCCAGCTCGGCACACCTGATCCTGGTGCCCGCGCTGACCGGCTGGCCGGACCAGGGTTTGGCCTTCGATGTGGCGCTGCACATCGGCAGTCTTTCCGCAGTGGTGATCTACTTCCGACGCGATCTTTACGGCATGGCGGGGAGCTGGATACGCTCGCTGATCGACCGTCGGCTCGATGCCGACGCCCGCCTGGCCTGGGCGGTGCTACTTGGCACCATTCCGGTGGGTCTGGCCGGCTTGGCTGCCAAGGACATCGTCGAAACCCACCTGCGCTCGCCAGTGGTGCTGGCCTTTGGCTTGATCGCCTTTGGCCTGTTGCTGAGCTGGGCGGACTGGCGCCATCGCGGCACCCGCAGTGAATACCAAATGACCTGGCGGGACGTGCTCTTCATTGGCTGCGCCCAGGCGCTGGCCTTGTTTCCCGGCACCTCACGCTCGGGCATCACCATGACCGCAGCGCTGCTGGCCGGCTTCAGCCGCCAAGGCGCTTCACGGTTTTCTTTTCTGTTGTCCATCCCGGTGATCGTGCTCGCCGGTGGTCTGGAAACCAGCGAATTGTTGACCGGCACTCAGCCGGTGGACTGGGGGGCGCTGTGGCTGGGCGCGGTTTTGTCGGGCATCAGCGCCTATCTGTGCATCCACTATTTCCTGGCCTTCATCAACCGCATCGGCATGCAGCCGTTCGTGGTTTATCGTCTGCTGCTCGGTGCGGCGCTGCTATGGCTTTATCTTTGA
- a CDS encoding AmpG family muropeptide MFS transporter — protein MRARLAAAFATYLNRRMLTLLALGFSSGLPAPLVFSNLSIWLRDEGVSRTDIGLFALAATPYAINFLWAPLIDHLRLPWLTDRFGRRRGWALATQIALIGAILWMSYSAPAQHLWMMAVATLLVTTASATQDIVIDAYRIESLAPEQYGAGSAVAIWGWHLGGTLVGGAGGLLLAGQFGWQASYQILALAVLVGVLAILASPEPVRAVPRRVAEEEAAVRARLAARLPAGAAVAAWLYNAVVAPFAEFVRRDGWLLVLVFVFVFKFGDAMLGRMSGVFYRELGFSLETIAEVSKVYGFAANMLGVFLGGVLAARIGVLRALFVAGFLTAATNLTYSALAVVGQQKWMLALAVVSDSFTGGLVTVAFVAYLSGLCNVAYTATQYALLASLGNLSRIWLSASAGYLVDRLNGDWAAFFILTAGLALLGLPLLLALMRRFPSHLASAFSKIKP, from the coding sequence ATGCGTGCCCGGCTGGCGGCGGCCTTCGCCACCTATCTGAATCGGCGCATGCTGACGCTGCTGGCACTGGGTTTTTCCAGTGGCTTGCCGGCGCCCTTGGTGTTTTCCAACCTGTCGATCTGGCTGCGCGACGAAGGTGTGAGCCGTACCGACATCGGCCTGTTTGCGCTGGCTGCCACCCCCTATGCGATCAACTTCCTGTGGGCACCGTTGATCGACCATCTGCGCCTGCCCTGGCTCACCGACCGCTTCGGGCGGCGGCGCGGCTGGGCGCTGGCCACGCAAATCGCGCTGATCGGCGCCATCCTGTGGATGTCTTATTCGGCGCCTGCCCAGCACCTGTGGATGATGGCAGTGGCCACGCTGTTGGTGACCACCGCCAGCGCCACCCAGGACATCGTGATCGACGCCTACCGCATCGAATCGCTTGCGCCCGAACAGTACGGCGCCGGTTCGGCGGTGGCGATCTGGGGCTGGCACTTGGGCGGCACACTGGTGGGCGGCGCCGGCGGGCTGCTGCTGGCCGGGCAGTTCGGCTGGCAGGCGTCCTACCAGATCCTTGCGCTGGCGGTGCTGGTCGGCGTGCTGGCCATTCTCGCCAGCCCCGAGCCGGTGCGCGCCGTCCCGCGCCGGGTGGCCGAGGAGGAGGCCGCGGTGCGCGCACGTCTGGCCGCCCGTCTGCCGGCAGGGGCGGCGGTGGCGGCCTGGCTGTATAACGCGGTGGTGGCGCCTTTTGCCGAGTTTGTGCGGCGCGATGGCTGGCTGCTGGTGTTGGTTTTCGTCTTCGTGTTCAAGTTCGGCGACGCCATGCTGGGGCGCATGTCCGGGGTGTTCTACCGCGAACTGGGCTTTTCGCTGGAGACCATTGCCGAGGTCTCCAAGGTGTATGGCTTTGCGGCGAACATGCTCGGGGTCTTCCTCGGCGGCGTGCTGGCGGCGCGTATCGGCGTGTTGCGCGCGCTGTTCGTCGCCGGTTTCCTGACCGCGGCGACCAATCTCACCTATTCGGCACTTGCCGTGGTCGGCCAGCAGAAGTGGATGCTCGCGCTGGCGGTGGTCTCTGACAGCTTCACCGGTGGGCTGGTGACCGTGGCGTTCGTGGCTTATTTGTCGGGGCTGTGCAACGTGGCCTATACCGCCACCCAGTATGCGCTGCTTGCCTCACTGGGTAACTTGTCGCGGATCTGGCTGTCGGCCTCGGCCGGTTACCTGGTCGACCGTCTGAACGGCGACTGGGCGGCGTTTTTCATCCTCACCGCTGGGCTGGCACTGCTGGGCTTGCCGTTGTTACTGGCGCTGATGCGGCGTTTCCCGTCGCATCTGGCCAGCGCATTTTCAAAGATAAAGCCATAG
- a CDS encoding pseudouridine synthase, whose product MLVRLSKVMAERGLCSRREADQLIERGWVFVEGRQITELGTRIDPAARITLSPAARRQQAARLTVLLHKPVGYVSGQPEPGYPPAVALITADRQFDRGIAPPAPAGRLKGLAPAGRLDIDSTGLLVLTQDGRIARQLIGDDAQVDKEYLVRVEGRLSAEGLALLNHGLELDGRKLRPAQVEWANPDQLRFVLREGRKRQIRRMCELVGLKVVGLKRVRIGRVRLGNLPLGQWRYLRADERF is encoded by the coding sequence GTGCTGGTGCGGCTGTCCAAGGTCATGGCCGAGCGCGGGCTGTGTTCGCGACGCGAGGCCGACCAACTGATCGAGCGCGGTTGGGTGTTCGTAGAGGGGCGGCAGATCACCGAACTTGGCACCCGCATCGATCCGGCGGCGCGCATTACGCTGTCGCCCGCAGCGCGGCGCCAGCAGGCAGCGCGCCTGACCGTTTTGCTGCACAAACCGGTGGGCTATGTGTCCGGTCAGCCGGAGCCGGGCTACCCGCCGGCGGTGGCACTGATTACCGCCGACCGGCAGTTCGATCGCGGCATCGCACCGCCAGCCCCCGCGGGCCGGCTCAAGGGGTTGGCGCCGGCCGGGCGGCTGGATATCGACTCCACCGGTTTACTGGTGCTCACCCAGGATGGCCGGATCGCCCGCCAATTGATTGGCGATGACGCACAGGTCGACAAAGAATACCTGGTACGGGTAGAGGGCCGGCTGTCGGCCGAGGGTTTGGCCCTGCTCAACCACGGTCTGGAGTTGGACGGCCGCAAACTGCGTCCGGCCCAGGTCGAATGGGCCAACCCGGATCAGTTGCGTTTTGTACTGCGCGAAGGGCGCAAACGCCAGATCCGCCGTATGTGCGAACTGGTGGGCCTCAAGGTGGTCGGTTTGAAGCGGGTGCGCATCGGCCGGGTGCGCTTGGGCAATCTGCCGCTCGGACAGTGGCGCTACCTGCGTGCTGACGAGCGCTTCTGA
- a CDS encoding Na+/H+ antiporter subunit G — protein MNFLLELLVSVLIVLGGIFTLIGSIGLVKLPELLTRLHAPTKATTLGVGGALAASMLFFLGIEGTLSIHEVLISVFLFLTAPISAHFIAKAHLHEHQALRAELPPTGRAQGWSTFDGLPDNGREEQAGQAPRV, from the coding sequence ATGAATTTCCTGCTCGAACTTTTGGTGTCGGTGCTGATCGTGCTCGGCGGCATCTTTACCTTGATCGGTTCGATCGGCCTGGTCAAACTGCCGGAACTGCTCACTCGGCTGCATGCGCCCACCAAGGCCACCACGCTGGGTGTGGGCGGTGCGTTGGCGGCCTCCATGCTGTTTTTTTTGGGTATCGAGGGCACGTTGTCTATCCACGAGGTATTGATTAGCGTATTCCTCTTTCTGACCGCACCAATTTCCGCCCATTTCATTGCCAAGGCGCATTTGCACGAGCACCAGGCGCTGCGCGCCGAGCTGCCGCCCACTGGCCGGGCGCAAGGCTGGAGCACTTTCGATGGCCTGCCGGACAACGGGCGCGAGGAGCAAGCCGGGCAGGCGCCGCGAGTGTGA
- a CDS encoding K+/H+ antiporter subunit F: MIEQALNFGYFAVSLAVLLNLWRLLRGPTLMDRVLAVDTMVINIIALIILYGIAQRTTIFFEAALLFAMFGFISTVAYCRFILRGDVIE, from the coding sequence GTGATCGAACAGGCTCTCAATTTTGGCTATTTCGCGGTGTCGCTGGCGGTGCTGCTCAACCTGTGGCGCTTGTTGCGCGGCCCTACGCTGATGGACCGTGTGCTGGCGGTCGATACCATGGTGATCAACATCATTGCATTGATCATTCTGTACGGCATCGCACAGCGCACCACGATTTTTTTCGAGGCGGCGCTGCTTTTTGCCATGTTCGGTTTCATCTCCACCGTGGCCTACTGCCGCTTCATCCTGCGCGGCGATGTGATCGAGTGA
- a CDS encoding Na+/H+ antiporter subunit E, translated as MADRSDNDGRSFMSFMQRWLPHPLLTVVLIALWMLLLNSFSIGGLLMGSLLGVVIPVMTRNFWPERPPVKAYGKALAYMAVVAWDVVVANLQVARLILFRRADQLHVRWVTVPLELRSPEAITVLAGTITMTPGTVSCDLSADGRSLLVHCLDAPDAEEAVRQMKARYEARLMEIFP; from the coding sequence ATGGCCGACAGGTCCGACAACGACGGGCGCAGTTTCATGAGTTTCATGCAGCGCTGGCTGCCGCATCCCCTGCTGACCGTGGTGCTAATTGCGCTGTGGATGCTGTTGCTCAACAGCTTCAGTATTGGCGGCTTGTTGATGGGCAGCCTGCTCGGGGTGGTGATCCCGGTGATGACCCGCAACTTCTGGCCGGAGCGTCCGCCGGTGAAGGCTTACGGTAAGGCACTCGCCTATATGGCGGTAGTGGCCTGGGATGTGGTGGTGGCCAACTTGCAGGTTGCCCGTCTGATCCTGTTCCGGCGTGCCGACCAACTGCATGTGCGCTGGGTGACCGTGCCGCTGGAACTGCGCTCGCCTGAGGCGATTACCGTGCTGGCCGGCACTATCACCATGACGCCCGGCACGGTGTCCTGCGACCTTTCGGCCGACGGCCGCAGTCTGCTGGTGCATTGTCTGGACGCGCCGGATGCCGAAGAAGCGGTACGGCAGATGAAAGCGCGCTATGAAGCCCGCTTGATGGAGATTTTCCCGTGA
- a CDS encoding monovalent cation/H+ antiporter subunit D, whose product MNHWLILPILLPAVCGAVLVIAARHDRLLSRVFAVASCVLLLVLAVALLAMAGDGSIRVYALGDWVAPFGIVLVLDRLSALMLVLTAALGLGVLLYAIGGWDERGKHFHPLFQFQLMGLNGAFLTGDFFNLFVFFEILLIASYGLMVHGGGGLRVKAGVQYVVTNLVGSSLFLIAVGLIYSVTGTLNMADLALKVPQVPAADQALLQTGAVLLLLVFGLKAAVVPLHFWLPGTYANAPGPVAALFAIMTKVGAYAIVRLYVLAFGEQAGQAAWIAAPWLLPAGLLTLVLGMGGVFAARSLGQMASFAVIGSMGMLLATVAVFTPQALSAALFYLVHSTFAAAALFLIADLVAERRGVPRDRLVPAPRFAQGTLIAGLFFAAVIAVVGMPPLSGFLGKLLVLDAVRAHPQAVWFWTLILATSLLAILGFARAGSLLFWKSHAFPAPVSSSRRPAPALPIVAVGALLAVLVALTAAAGPVHGWLEQASEQVFAPAGYIDAVLGAAEGGQ is encoded by the coding sequence ATGAACCACTGGCTCATTCTCCCCATCTTGCTGCCGGCGGTGTGTGGGGCAGTGCTGGTGATTGCCGCCCGCCATGACCGTCTGCTTTCCCGGGTGTTTGCGGTGGCTTCCTGCGTGCTGCTGCTGGTCCTTGCCGTAGCGTTGCTGGCGATGGCTGGCGACGGCAGCATCCGCGTGTATGCGCTGGGCGACTGGGTGGCGCCCTTTGGCATCGTGCTGGTGCTCGACCGCCTCTCCGCGCTGATGCTGGTGCTCACCGCCGCACTCGGCCTGGGCGTGCTGCTGTACGCGATCGGCGGCTGGGACGAGCGCGGCAAGCACTTCCATCCGCTCTTCCAGTTCCAGTTGATGGGCCTGAACGGTGCGTTTCTCACCGGCGACTTCTTCAACCTGTTCGTGTTTTTCGAGATCCTGCTGATTGCCTCTTATGGCCTGATGGTCCATGGCGGTGGCGGCTTGCGGGTCAAAGCCGGCGTGCAGTATGTGGTCACCAACCTGGTCGGATCTTCGCTGTTTTTGATCGCGGTCGGGTTGATCTACAGCGTCACCGGCACGCTCAACATGGCCGACCTGGCGCTCAAAGTGCCGCAGGTGCCGGCTGCCGACCAGGCGCTGCTGCAGACCGGTGCGGTGCTGCTGCTGCTTGTGTTCGGCCTCAAGGCTGCCGTGGTGCCACTGCATTTCTGGCTGCCCGGCACCTATGCCAATGCGCCCGGTCCGGTGGCGGCGCTGTTTGCCATCATGACCAAGGTCGGCGCCTATGCCATCGTCCGTCTGTATGTGCTGGCCTTCGGCGAGCAGGCCGGCCAGGCGGCATGGATTGCCGCGCCCTGGCTGCTGCCGGCGGGTCTGCTGACCCTGGTGCTGGGCATGGGCGGAGTGTTTGCCGCGCGCAGCCTGGGGCAGATGGCCAGCTTCGCGGTGATCGGCTCCATGGGCATGCTGCTTGCCACCGTGGCGGTGTTTACCCCGCAGGCGCTCAGCGCCGCGCTGTTCTACCTAGTGCATTCCACTTTTGCCGCCGCAGCGTTGTTTCTGATCGCCGACCTGGTTGCCGAGCGCCGTGGCGTGCCGCGTGACCGGCTGGTGCCGGCCCCGCGCTTCGCTCAGGGAACGCTGATTGCCGGCCTGTTCTTCGCCGCGGTCATCGCGGTGGTCGGCATGCCGCCGCTATCGGGCTTTCTGGGCAAGCTGCTGGTACTCGATGCGGTGCGCGCACATCCGCAGGCGGTGTGGTTCTGGACGCTGATTCTGGCTACCTCGCTGCTTGCCATCCTGGGTTTTGCGCGGGCCGGCAGCCTGCTGTTCTGGAAGAGTCATGCCTTCCCGGCGCCTGTGTCTTCGAGCCGGCGGCCGGCGCCAGCGTTGCCAATCGTGGCGGTGGGTGCCTTGCTGGCGGTGCTGGTGGCGCTGACTGCGGCGGCTGGGCCGGTCCATGGGTGGCTGGAACAGGCGTCGGAGCAGGTCTTTGCGCCAGCCGGCTATATTGACGCGGTGCTGGGCGCGGCAGAAGGAGGACAGTGA